Sequence from the Clostridium botulinum genome:
TGCATTTGATGACTCTTCAGCTAATCTTTTTACTTCATTTGCAACAACACTAAATCCTTTTCCAGCTTCTCCTGCTCTTGCAGCTTCAATTGAAGCATTTAATGCTAAAAGGTTAGTTTGCTCTGAAATATTGTCTATTATATCAGCCATTTTTTTAATTTCATTTACTACTTTTACATCTTCAATTGCACTTAAAATTTCTGCTTTTTTATTTGAATATATATTGGATATATTATTTAGTGCTTTTTCACTATCTTTTTTTATTTTAATTGATTTACTTTTAATTTTATTTGCATTAACATTACCTTCTTCAGCTTTATGAGATAATTTTTCCATATTATTATTAACATTACTAATAGAATTATTTATTTCACTATAGGTTTTACTAGTTTGTTTCATTGAATTATTTATATCCTCTGTAGATGTGTTTACCAATTCTACTTTTGAATTTACTTCTTGTACAGTAGCAGATAATTCTTCACTTAATGAGCTTAAATCATATGATTCTCTAATTATTAATGATATCAAAGCTCTAATATTTTCTTGAGATCTATTTAATAATTCTCCAGTTATTCCAAATTCATCTTCACTATTTAAATCTATATTTTCTGAAATATCATACTTAGACATTCTCTCTGCTAAATTTTCTATTTTCTTTAAAGGTTTTAATATAAGTCTACCTATTAAAATAATTAATATAATAGCTATTACTAAACCAATTAAAGTTATTATTATATTACTAACTACTACTGATTTAAAAACATTAATATTTTCTACATTACTTTTTTCTGCATTGCTTTCAGATAAATTAGTAAGCATTTTTAATAAATCATAAGTACTATTTTTTATTCTAAGCATCTCTTTATTATATATTTCGTTTGCTTCATTTAAATTATCCTGATCTATTAAATCTAAAATATCTAATGAACATTTTTGTAAACTACTTATATACTCTTTTAATTGATTAAATTTGTTTTTTTCAATTTCTGTAGTTTCTATTTCCTTATAATTGTCTACAAATGAATTTGTTTGTTGTAGTAATATTTTTATTTTATTGGAATATTTATAGACTTCATTATCATCAGAACTCATAAAGATATTCATGAAATATGAATCAAGCTCTTTTATATTTGAATTTATATTATCTATAGTTTGTATAGACTTAAAATTTATATTATATATTTTGCTAGAATTTTTACTTACGTTATCTATGCTTTTAATAGAAATCATTGCTATTAAAAATATTAATAAACTTAATATTATATAGGATGATCTCAATTTAAATTTCACACTTAATTTTCTTAAAAATTTAATATTTGTTTTATAATTCTCTTTTTTACTCTTTGTATAAAATATATTTTTAAACATTTAATATTCCCTTCTAATTATCTAAATATAATTTACTCAATTGAAAATTTATAATAATTAGAACCGTTTCCAATTATTATATTATCATTATAAATTCCCGTTTTCAATAACTTATTTTTCATTTTTTTCTAAATAAGTTATTATATTATTTTTTTACAATACTTTTATAATTTGATTAACTTTTTCCTGGATACTACTTGAAAATTAAAATATGTGATGATATACTTAATTCAAGAAAACGATTTACATGAGTTTTTAGTACAAGCTTATATCGTTTTCAGGAATCGTTTCCGATGTGTTCCATTAATATCTTTTACGTAGTAAACGGATTTAATATATTATATATAATTAAAACAAAAATCAGGAATATATTTAATATTTTCCGTATATACTTTACTAACATATGTTTCGGAATCGTTTCCACATATAGTTATAGTTAGACTATTTTATAGGAGGGGTACAAAATGAAATTAAGAATGAGAAAAACACTAGCAACAGTATTGGCTGCTTCACTTTTAATAGGTACAGTAGCTGGTTGTTCATCATCTAATGCTGGAAATAGTGCTAAAAAAGATGGAGAGGGAAAAACAGTTAAGGTATTTCAATTAAAAGTTGAAATCAATGACCAATTAAAAGAACTTGCTAAAAAATATGAAGATGAAACAGGCGTTAAAGTTGATATAACTTCTGTTGGTGGTGGTGCTGACTATGGTGCTGCATTAAAAGCTGAATTCCAAAAAGGAACTGCTCCTGATATATTTATGATTCAAGGTGCTGGAGATTATGGTGTATGGCAAGAAAAAATTGATAATTTAACTGATGAGCCTTGGGTTAAAGATGCTGTTCATGGAACATTGGATACAGTTACAGTTGATGGTAAGGTTTATGGTATGCCTGCTGCAACTGAAGGTTATGGATTAATGTATAACAAAGATATCTTAGATAAAGCTGGTATTGATCCTGCTTCTATAGATACTTTTGATAAATTAAAAGCTGCATTTGAAAAATTAGATTCTATGAAAGCTGAATTAGGAATAGATAATGTAGTGTCTTATACAACTAAAGAAACTTGGGTTACTGGTAACCATACTTTCAATATTCCTTTAGCTGTACAAAAAGATTCAGCTCAATTTGTTAAAGATTATGTAGCTGGAAAAGCTGATTTTGTAAATAATCAATATTTTAAAGATTGGATGAACTTAGTTGAATTACTTTGCAAATACGGCGGTGGTCCTACTCTAGATACTATAGATTATACTACTCAAGTTGGTAACTTTGGTGCATTACACAAAACTGCTTTCTTACATCAAGGTAACTGGACTAGTAAAGATTTAGCTGGTTTAGATGCAAACTTCCCTAAAGGTTTTGTTCCATTAGCTATTAATAATGATCCAAAAATAAGCGGAAGTATTCCTGTTGGTGTACCTATGTACTGGGTTGTTAATAAAGAATCAGCTGTTAATAAAGAAGCTAAAGACTTCTTAAATTGGATGGTAACTAGTGAAGCTGGACAAAATTGTATAGTAAAAGATATGAAGATGATTCCTGCATTTACTAACTTTGCAGTTGAACCTGAAGATGAACTTGCTAAATCTATCGTTGAATTTAATAAAGCTGGCAAGACTATTCCTTGGGCATTTACTAATCTTCCAGATGGATTCACAATGAATAATATTGGACCTATATTCTCTAAATTTGCTAGAGGAGAAATTGATAAAAATCAAATGCTTCAACAATTACAAGATGCTACTAAATAATGTTTTAATAATGTTTTAATAAATCAGCTCTGTTTTAGCAAAGTGTTGATATATGCATAAGCAAAAAGTGAACCAAATAATTAATCTTAGTTCACCTATTGCATATATTAACACCCATTTAAAACAGAGCTAAAATTTAACTTCATAAGAAGAATGCTTATACTTATGGATGTCTATTATTACATATAGCATTACTTAAACATAAATTGTATTTGTATCTATAGTGATTTTTATTACAAAGGAGTGAAAATATGAAAAAGAATAGAAAAGAACAAAGAGATTTTTGGCTTTTTATAAGTCCCTGCTTGTTCTCTCTTATTATGGTAGTTGTAATTCCATTTTTTATGGGTATTTATTACACATTTACAGATTGGAATGGTGCTACTACTAACTACAATTTTGTTGCATTTAAAAATTATTTAAGTATTTTGAAAGATGCACAATTTCTTTATTCATTTAAAATAACAATTCTATATACTATTGCAAGCGTAATTACTATTAATTTAATTGGATTTGGACTAGCATATATAGTTACTAGAAATTTAAAGACAAAAAATATTTTAAGAACTGGTTTCTTCATGCCAAACTTAATAGGCGGATTAATTTTAGGATTTATATGGCAATTTTTATTTAATTCTGTATTTACTTCAATTGGTAAGAATTTAGGTTCAGACTTCTTAGGAACTTCATTACTACAAAATCCTGGTACTGCAATGTTTGCAATGTTAATAGTTGCTTCATGGCAATATGCTGGATATATAATGGTTATTTACGTTGCTTCCCTTGAAAATGTACCTGCTGATTTATTAGAAGCTAGTCATATTGATGGAGCTAGTGGTTTTCAAACATTTAAACATATTACAATTCCAATGGTAAGACCTGCAATTACAGTATGTTTATTCTTAACACTCGCTAATTCATTTAAAATGTTCGACTTAAACTTCTCTTTAACTTCTGCAAAGACAACTGAAATGTTATCTTTAAATATTTATAGAGAGGCTTTTGTAATAAACAATATGGGTGTAGGACAAGCAAAAGCTATTATTTTCTTTGTCTTTGTAACTGCTGTGTCACTAACACAAGTATACTTTAATAAGAAGAAGGAGGTAGAAGCATAATGAAAACAAATGTTGTAGAAAATACTACTAGTTCATCTAAAAGAAGCAAAAAGCTATCAACATTAAATGGATATAGCAGTAAATTAGGTGCACTAGAAATTATAACATGGATTGCATTAATACTTTACTTGACTCCTTTTTACTTAATGTTTATAAATTCTTTTAAAACTAGAAAAGAAATTTTTGTAAATACAACTGGTTTACCTTCTGTATGGAATTTTAGTAATTATTTAGATGCAATGGAGAGAATGCATATGAGTAGTGCATTTATTAACTCTATTATCATTACTGTTGTAAGTGTTCTTTTTATAATTTTATTTTCTTCAATGGCATCTTGGGTTTTAGTTCGTAATGAATCTAGAGCTAGTAAAATTATATTTTATGTATTTATTGCTGCTATGGTAGTTCCTTTCCAAGCTGTAATGTTACCACTTGTTAAATGGATGGGTATTTTAGGTATCGATTCCATCAATTTTAGTATGTTAGG
This genomic interval carries:
- a CDS encoding carbohydrate ABC transporter permease is translated as MKKNRKEQRDFWLFISPCLFSLIMVVVIPFFMGIYYTFTDWNGATTNYNFVAFKNYLSILKDAQFLYSFKITILYTIASVITINLIGFGLAYIVTRNLKTKNILRTGFFMPNLIGGLILGFIWQFLFNSVFTSIGKNLGSDFLGTSLLQNPGTAMFAMLIVASWQYAGYIMVIYVASLENVPADLLEASHIDGASGFQTFKHITIPMVRPAITVCLFLTLANSFKMFDLNFSLTSAKTTEMLSLNIYREAFVINNMGVGQAKAIIFFVFVTAVSLTQVYFNKKKEVEA
- a CDS encoding ABC transporter substrate-binding protein, producing MKLRMRKTLATVLAASLLIGTVAGCSSSNAGNSAKKDGEGKTVKVFQLKVEINDQLKELAKKYEDETGVKVDITSVGGGADYGAALKAEFQKGTAPDIFMIQGAGDYGVWQEKIDNLTDEPWVKDAVHGTLDTVTVDGKVYGMPAATEGYGLMYNKDILDKAGIDPASIDTFDKLKAAFEKLDSMKAELGIDNVVSYTTKETWVTGNHTFNIPLAVQKDSAQFVKDYVAGKADFVNNQYFKDWMNLVELLCKYGGGPTLDTIDYTTQVGNFGALHKTAFLHQGNWTSKDLAGLDANFPKGFVPLAINNDPKISGSIPVGVPMYWVVNKESAVNKEAKDFLNWMVTSEAGQNCIVKDMKMIPAFTNFAVEPEDELAKSIVEFNKAGKTIPWAFTNLPDGFTMNNIGPIFSKFARGEIDKNQMLQQLQDATK
- a CDS encoding carbohydrate ABC transporter permease; the protein is MKTNVVENTTSSSKRSKKLSTLNGYSSKLGALEIITWIALILYLTPFYLMFINSFKTRKEIFVNTTGLPSVWNFSNYLDAMERMHMSSAFINSIIITVVSVLFIILFSSMASWVLVRNESRASKIIFYVFIAAMVVPFQAVMLPLVKWMGILGIDSINFSMLGTHYGLIFMYIGFGSSMSIFLYHGVIKGIPKEIEEAAIIDGCSKWKVYTKVILPLLKPTTVTVAVLNGIWIWNDFLLPFLTVNGKINTIPLAMNNFFGAFSKQWELAMAALILAVIPIIIFYFFVQRQIIAGIVQGSIK
- a CDS encoding methyl-accepting chemotaxis protein; its protein translation is MFKNIFYTKSKKENYKTNIKFLRKLSVKFKLRSSYIILSLLIFLIAMISIKSIDNVSKNSSKIYNINFKSIQTIDNINSNIKELDSYFMNIFMSSDDNEVYKYSNKIKILLQQTNSFVDNYKEIETTEIEKNKFNQLKEYISSLQKCSLDILDLIDQDNLNEANEIYNKEMLRIKNSTYDLLKMLTNLSESNAEKSNVENINVFKSVVVSNIIITLIGLVIAIILIILIGRLILKPLKKIENLAERMSKYDISENIDLNSEDEFGITGELLNRSQENIRALISLIIRESYDLSSLSEELSATVQEVNSKVELVNTSTEDINNSMKQTSKTYSEINNSISNVNNNMEKLSHKAEEGNVNANKIKSKSIKIKKDSEKALNNISNIYSNKKAEILSAIEDVKVVNEIKKMADIIDNISEQTNLLALNASIEAARAGEAGKGFSVVANEVKRLAEESSNAVSTIKNTIKKVELSVNNLLESSNDILSFIGKDINKNLNDYSEISSKYIEDGNFMSDMSNELAILSKEVDSNMEEVGKSIYNIGIDSDKSAENIDNIKNSINDTSLAMKQVLVAAEQQATIALKIDDLIKNFVV